In a single window of the Mustela nigripes isolate SB6536 chromosome 17, MUSNIG.SB6536, whole genome shotgun sequence genome:
- the SELENOW gene encoding selenoprotein W isoform X1, translating to MLRSPAMALAIRVVYCGAUGYKSKYLQLKKKLEDEFPGCLDICGEGTPQATGFFEVMVAGKLVHSKKRGDGYVDTESKFLKLVAAVKAALAQG from the exons ATGCTGCGGTCCCCAGCCATGGCCCTCGCCATCCGAGTCGTTTATTG TGGCGCTTGAGGCTACAAGTCCAAG TATCTTCAACTCAAGAAGAAGTTAGAAGATGAGTTCCCGGGATGCCTGGACATC TGCGGCGAGGGGACTCCCCAGGCCACCGGCTTCTTTGAAGTGATGGTAGCTGGGAAGTTGGTTCACTCCAAGAAG AGAGGTGATGGCTACGTGGACACAGAGAGCAAGTTTCTGAAGCTGGTAGCCGCTGTCAAggctgccttggctcagggcTAA
- the SELENOW gene encoding selenoprotein W isoform X2, whose translation MSPVSWILGGAUGYKSKYLQLKKKLEDEFPGCLDICGEGTPQATGFFEVMVAGKLVHSKKRGDGYVDTESKFLKLVAAVKAALAQG comes from the exons ATGTCCCCAGTGAGCTGGATCTTGGG TGGCGCTTGAGGCTACAAGTCCAAG TATCTTCAACTCAAGAAGAAGTTAGAAGATGAGTTCCCGGGATGCCTGGACATC TGCGGCGAGGGGACTCCCCAGGCCACCGGCTTCTTTGAAGTGATGGTAGCTGGGAAGTTGGTTCACTCCAAGAAG AGAGGTGATGGCTACGTGGACACAGAGAGCAAGTTTCTGAAGCTGGTAGCCGCTGTCAAggctgccttggctcagggcTAA